ACCTGAGCGGCGTCTTCTACTCCATGCGCTACGAACTTCCCGCCATCGTCGCCGCGGGCGGCGGCGCGATCGTCAACATGTCGTCGATCCTCGGCACCAACGGCTTCGCCGGCTCGCCCGCGTACGTCGCCGCCAAGCACGGAGTCGTCGGCCTCACCAAGACGGCAGCACTCGAATACGCCGCACAGAACGTCCGCGTCAACGCGGTCGGCCCCGGCTTCATCGACACCCCGCTGCTGCGCAACACCGAGGGACCGGCCCGCGACCACCTGATCTCGCTCCACCCGGCGGGACGCCTCGGCACGGCGGAGGAAGTGGCGGAGCTCGCCGCCTTCCTGCTCTCCGACCGCGCCTCCTTCATCCACGGCAGCTACCACCTGGTGGACGGCGGCTACTCCGCCTCCTGAGTGGCGGACGGGGGACAGGGGGGCGAGAAATGGAACAGCAGAGGTCAAGGAGGACCCCATGAAAGCCGTTCAGTACCGAGAGGTCGGCGCCGCACCCGAGGTCGTCACCGTGCCCGACCCGGAGCCCGGCCCCGGCCAGGTGCTGTTGAAGGTCACCGCGGCAGGTGTCTGCCACTCCGACATCGCGGTGATGTCCTGGCCCGCGGACCAGTTCCCCTACCCGCTGCCGATGACCCTCGGCCACGAGGGTGTCGGCACCGTCGCCGCACTCGGCGACGGCGTCAGCGGGCTTTCGACCGGCCAGTCCGTCGCGGTCTACGGCCCCTGGGGCTGCGGTACGTGCATCAAGTGCGCCGAGGGCAAGGAGAACTACTGCCTGCGCGCCAAGGAGCTCGGCATCAACCCGCCCGGACTGGGCTCGCCCGGCGCCATGGCCGAGTACATGATCGTCGACGACCCGCGCCACCTGGTGCCCCTCGGCGACCTCGACCCGGTGCAGGCCGTGCCGCTCACCGACGCCGGCCTCACCCCGTACCACGCGATCAAGCGCTCCCTGCCGAAGCTGGTGCCTGGAGCCACCGCCGTCGTCATCGGCACCGGCGGCCTCGGCCACGTGGCGATCCAGCTGCTGCGCGCCATGACGGCAGTCCGGGTCATCGCCCTCGACGTCACCGAGGACAAGCTCGCCCTGGCCCGTGCCGTCGGGGCGCACGAGACCGTCCTGTCCGACCAGCACGCCGCCGGCCGGATCCGCGAACTGACCGGCGGCATCGGCGCCCAGGTCGTCCTCGACTTCGTCGGCGCCCCTGCGACCGTCGCCACGGCCGGCGCCGCGGCCGCCATCGACTCCGACGTCACGATCGTCGGCATCGGCGGCGGAGCACTGCCGGTGGGCTTCGGCTCCCTGCCGTTCAGTACGACGGTGACCGCCCCGTACTGGGGATCGCGCTCCGAGCTGGCCGAGGTGCTCGACCTGGCGCACGCGGGCGCGGTGAAGGTCCACGTCGAGACGTACTCGCTGGACGAGGCGCCGCTGGCGTACGAGCGGCTGCACGACGGCAGGATCAACGGCCGAGCCGTCATTCTCCCCAACGGCTGACCGAGCCTCCTTCTCACGACTCTGCGGGCCGGCGCGCTGTGCGCCGGCCCGCATCGTCATACCCGCGGCCGATGTGCGTCGCATTGCTCCGGAGGGACACTGCCCGCATGGAATTCGCTGCTCTGATGACGCTGCCCGTACTGGTGATCGGCCTGACCGCCGTCGCCTTTCTGGACCAGCTGCTGCTTCGCGCGGGCCGGGCCGGTCTGCTGCCGTGGCGCAACAGTGCCCGGCAGGGCCAGATCTCGGCGACCGGATTCGAGCAGTTGCACGCGACGTTCTCGCCAGGCAAGCAGAGCGAGCTCAAGGAACGTCAGAGCGCCCTGCTGCTGCGTGACGACGAGGAGGACGGCGCCCCGCCCCACCGTTCCACCGTCGACCTCGACGGCGGCCTCGCCGTCATCCGCCTGCCGGGGGAGTGAAGGGGCAGTATCCGCGGGTGGTGCCGCGCGCCCCGCTTCATCGCGCCGCGACCAGCGGCCGGAGCCGGCTGTCGCGCAGCGGCGGGCCGCTGTCCGGCAGGCCGCGGTTCAAGGAAGGCCGGCTTGACCAGGTCGTTGACGAGTTACTCGGCCACCACGGCCACCACGGCCACCACGGCCACCACGGCCGGCGGGGTACACGGAGCCATGGCGGTGTGTGCGCGATCCGCGGGCCGCGAGCGCCACCAGGACGCCGGCATCAGCAGAGCGAACAGGGCCGGGCCGCAGCCCGACCAGCCGGCGCAGCGCCCCGGCTACACTGCCCTCATGGGTTCGTACTACTTCTTCCGCTGATTCCGGGCAGGGTCGCCGCCGCGCGACGCCGAGCCGTCACCTCGTGACGCCGGGCCGCGCCGCGCCCCGCCCTCCCATCGGACCGTCCGGAAGCCCCGCCCGACGCGCCCTCCCACGGGCCGCCGAGGCACGTACCCCCAGGGACAAGCAGCCATGCCCCTCCCGCACGACCACCCCCAGCTGACCCTCAAGGACGTCTCCAGGACATACGGAGACCGTGCCGTCCTCGACCAGGTGTCCCTCACCGTCCGCCCCGGCGACCGCGTCGGTGTCATCGGCGAGAACGGATCCGGGAAGTCCACCCTCCTGCGGCTGATCGCCGGTGCCGAGACGCCCGACAGCGGCGAGATCACCGTCCGCTTCCACGGCGGCACCGGCTACCTCTCCCAGACGCTCGCCCTCGACCCCTCCCGCACCGTCCAGGACGCCGTCGACGCCGCCCTCGCCGAACTGCGGGCACTGGAGCGGCGGATCCGCGCCGCCGAAGAGACACTTGCCGCACCCGGAGAAGTCGACGACGCACAACTGGCCATGTACGGAGACCTGCTGACCGAGTACGAGGAGCGCGGCGGATATCAGGCCGATGCCCGGACCGACGCCGCTCTGCACGGCCTCGGACTCGCGTACCTCACCCGGGAGCGGACGCTCGGCAGCCTCTCCGGGGGCGAACAGTCCAGGCTGGCGCTCGCCTGCGTCCTGGCGGCAGGGCCCGAACTGCTGCTCCTCGACGAGCCGACCAACCACCTCGACCTCCGGGCCACCACCTGGCTGGAGGACCAGCTGCGCGCCCACCGCGGCACCCTCGTCGTGATCACCCACGACCGCGCCTTCCTGGAACGGACCACCACCGTGATCATCGAGGTCGACCGCGATCTGCGCAGCGTCGTCCGGTACGGGGACGGCTGGGACGGCTACCGCACGGCGAAGGCCGCGGCACGCCGCCGCTGGGCCCAGGACCACCAGGAGTGGCTGGACGAGCTGGCCCGGACCGAAGAACTCGTGAACGCCGCGGGACAGCGGCTCGCCGCCACCGGAAAGGACCCGGGGGAGGGCTGGGGCAAGCACCGCCGCTCGCACGAGGCGAAGCTGTCAGGTCAGGTCAGGGCGGCCAGAACACGGTTGGAAGGGCTGCGCAGGGCGCCGGTGCCGGCTCCGCCCCAGCCACTGCGGTTCTCCGCCGGTCCGACCCTGGCCTCCGGCGGCGACCGGGAGCCGGGGCCACTCGTGGAGCTCGCGGCCGTCGTGGTGGGCGACCGGCTGAGCATGCCGGCGCTGAGGGTGGACAGCGGGCAGCGCCTGCTGGTCACCGGGGCGAACGGGGCCGGGAAATCGACCCTCCTGAGGGTTCTGGCGGGCGACCTGGCCCCCGCATCGGGCACGGTGCGTCGCCGGGCCCGGATCGGCTATCTCCCACAGGAACTCCCCGCCCGGCCGACCCGGCGCACCCTGCTGGACACCTTCGCGGCCGGACGGCCCGGTCACGCCGACGAGTACACCGACATGCTTCTCGCACTCGGCCTCTTCCGCCCGGAGGACCTGTCGGTCCCGGTTGCCGCGCTGTCCATCGGACAACAGCGCAGACTGGCGCTGGCCCGGCTGGTCACCAGGCCCGCCGATCTGCTGGTGCTGGACGAACCGACCAACCACATCGCCCTGGCGCTGGTGGAGGAGCTGGAGGCGGCGCTGGCGGCGTACGAAGGAGCCGTCGTGGTCGTCTCGCACGACCGCAGCTTCCGCAGCCGCTTCACCGGCGACCGGCTTGAGCTTCATGCGGGCAGGCCGGTCGCCCGCACCTGACCGCGGCGACGCACGACGACGGGGCGGGCGGGCTCAGGCCCCGTCGCCGTGCGCGGGAGGGGTGCCCCGGCCGCCCGCCAGATGGTCCCGCAGCCGGTCCACGAAGACCCGCTGGCCCTTGACGAGCCGCTCGGCCGCGACCTCCGGCGCGCACCAGGCGAACCGGTCGATCTCGGGGAACTCCCGCTGCACACCCGACCCCCGCGGCCACTCCATGGTGAACGTCCCAGGCACCGCCGTGGCCGGATCGAGGTCGGCCTCCACGGCCCACACCGTCACGGTCTTGCCGCCGGCCTGACGCGATTCGCCCAGGGCCACCCATGC
This genomic interval from Streptomyces sp. NBC_00464 contains the following:
- a CDS encoding SDR family NAD(P)-dependent oxidoreductase, with the protein product MSTTPTPVDQEFAGRTALVTGGASGIGLALAHRLAASGASVVVADYDEESARKAVAALQSTGAKAAAVAMDVTDPASVEAGVRFAVDTFGALHLAVNNAGIGGPSNPTGDYAVEDWNRVVATNLSGVFYSMRYELPAIVAAGGGAIVNMSSILGTNGFAGSPAYVAAKHGVVGLTKTAALEYAAQNVRVNAVGPGFIDTPLLRNTEGPARDHLISLHPAGRLGTAEEVAELAAFLLSDRASFIHGSYHLVDGGYSAS
- a CDS encoding NAD(P)-dependent alcohol dehydrogenase, with the translated sequence MKAVQYREVGAAPEVVTVPDPEPGPGQVLLKVTAAGVCHSDIAVMSWPADQFPYPLPMTLGHEGVGTVAALGDGVSGLSTGQSVAVYGPWGCGTCIKCAEGKENYCLRAKELGINPPGLGSPGAMAEYMIVDDPRHLVPLGDLDPVQAVPLTDAGLTPYHAIKRSLPKLVPGATAVVIGTGGLGHVAIQLLRAMTAVRVIALDVTEDKLALARAVGAHETVLSDQHAAGRIRELTGGIGAQVVLDFVGAPATVATAGAAAAIDSDVTIVGIGGGALPVGFGSLPFSTTVTAPYWGSRSELAEVLDLAHAGAVKVHVETYSLDEAPLAYERLHDGRINGRAVILPNG
- a CDS encoding DUF6191 domain-containing protein; protein product: MEFAALMTLPVLVIGLTAVAFLDQLLLRAGRAGLLPWRNSARQGQISATGFEQLHATFSPGKQSELKERQSALLLRDDEEDGAPPHRSTVDLDGGLAVIRLPGE
- the abc-f gene encoding ribosomal protection-like ABC-F family protein, translated to MPLPHDHPQLTLKDVSRTYGDRAVLDQVSLTVRPGDRVGVIGENGSGKSTLLRLIAGAETPDSGEITVRFHGGTGYLSQTLALDPSRTVQDAVDAALAELRALERRIRAAEETLAAPGEVDDAQLAMYGDLLTEYEERGGYQADARTDAALHGLGLAYLTRERTLGSLSGGEQSRLALACVLAAGPELLLLDEPTNHLDLRATTWLEDQLRAHRGTLVVITHDRAFLERTTTVIIEVDRDLRSVVRYGDGWDGYRTAKAAARRRWAQDHQEWLDELARTEELVNAAGQRLAATGKDPGEGWGKHRRSHEAKLSGQVRAARTRLEGLRRAPVPAPPQPLRFSAGPTLASGGDREPGPLVELAAVVVGDRLSMPALRVDSGQRLLVTGANGAGKSTLLRVLAGDLAPASGTVRRRARIGYLPQELPARPTRRTLLDTFAAGRPGHADEYTDMLLALGLFRPEDLSVPVAALSIGQQRRLALARLVTRPADLLVLDEPTNHIALALVEELEAALAAYEGAVVVVSHDRSFRSRFTGDRLELHAGRPVART
- a CDS encoding NUDIX domain-containing protein — protein: MAAHTSPGRSAGLLLFRRRGTGFEVLVGHMGGPFWARRESAAWSVPKGEYGPEEGAEAAARREFEEEFGHPVPDGAWVALGESRQAGGKTVTVWAVEADLDPATAVPGTFTMEWPRGSGVQREFPEIDRFAWCAPEVAAERLVKGQRVFVDRLRDHLAGGRGTPPAHGDGA